In Arachis duranensis cultivar V14167 unplaced genomic scaffold, aradu.V14167.gnm2.J7QH unplaced_Scaffold_66565, whole genome shotgun sequence, the following are encoded in one genomic region:
- the LOC107472055 gene encoding uncharacterized protein LOC107472055, with amino-acid sequence MPPYVALMKGLLSKKKVLKGDETVVLTKEYSGLIQSMLPKKMLDPGASKFLLQIQEAQPTRIALEMADKSLKQAHRLLENVIVKVGELFLSADFVILDIGEDANDFLILGMPFLATGRNLIDVERGELVLRLREDYLVFK; translated from the exons ATGCCTCCCTATGTGGCACTCATGAAAGGCCTACTCTCTAAGAAGAAAGTCTTAAAGGGAGATGAAACAGTAGTGCTGACCAAGGAGTACAGTGGACTCATTCAAAGCATGCTACCAAAGAAGATGCTAGATCCTGGAGCTTCCAAATTCCTT CTGCAAATTCAAGAAGCACAGCCTACAAGGATAGCACTGGAGATGGCTGATAAATCTCTAAAGCAGGCACATAGGCTATTAGAAAATGTCATAGTCAAGGTTGGAGAGCTCTTCCTCTCTGCAGACTTTGTGATACTTGACATAGGAGAGGATGCAAATGACTTCCTCATACTAGGAATgccattcttagccactggGAGAAATCTGATAGATGTTGAGAGAGGAGAGTTGGTTCTGCGGCTACGTGAGGATTACTTGGTGTTCAAG